The Neorhodopirellula lusitana genome contains a region encoding:
- a CDS encoding DUF547 domain-containing protein: MDTTKHEPTSTSMLSTPRTRRTVIISIAAVLLVGTATFACLNARLIERKLVRLFGPPQVELQEAYSASVSGPKMDHSTFDSLLKKHVDDDGWVDYAALKEDQAKLDSYLSAVASAPFDSMGRDEKLALLINGYNASTLKLILDHMPTDSIQDIPEADRWDAVRWNLGGNLWSLNQIEHEQIRPKFAEPRVHFALVCAAVGCPPLRKAAYVADRMEEQLQSQTEYVHRHKTWFTFDGSSSQLQLTKLYSWYGGDFEQVAGSVTQFAARYSAELKQALGNGTTPQPNWLPYDWKLNSVENKQPR; the protein is encoded by the coding sequence GAGCATGCTGTCAACCCCAAGAACACGACGCACCGTGATCATCTCGATCGCCGCAGTGCTGCTTGTTGGGACAGCAACCTTCGCATGCCTCAACGCCAGGTTGATCGAACGAAAATTGGTGCGACTTTTCGGTCCCCCGCAAGTCGAATTGCAAGAAGCGTATTCTGCAAGCGTATCTGGCCCGAAGATGGATCATTCGACGTTCGATTCCTTGCTAAAGAAACATGTTGACGACGATGGATGGGTTGACTACGCCGCCCTGAAAGAAGACCAGGCAAAGCTAGACAGCTACCTCAGTGCGGTCGCCTCCGCACCATTTGACTCGATGGGACGCGACGAAAAGTTGGCACTGCTGATCAACGGTTACAACGCCTCAACCTTGAAGTTAATCCTCGATCACATGCCAACCGACTCGATCCAGGACATCCCCGAAGCGGATCGCTGGGATGCAGTGCGATGGAATCTGGGTGGCAACCTATGGAGCCTGAACCAAATCGAACACGAACAAATTCGACCCAAGTTTGCGGAGCCTCGCGTGCATTTCGCATTGGTTTGTGCAGCAGTGGGGTGCCCGCCGTTGCGCAAGGCGGCGTACGTGGCCGATCGAATGGAAGAACAGCTGCAATCGCAGACCGAGTATGTGCATCGACACAAAACCTGGTTCACATTCGATGGCTCGTCCAGTCAATTGCAGCTGACGAAGCTCTACAGTTGGTACGGCGGCGATTTTGAGCAGGTCGCTGGCAGCGTCACCCAGTTCGCAGCAAGATACTCAGCGGAATTGAAGCAAGCTCTGGGAAACGGCACCACGCCGCAGCCGAACTGGCTGCCCTACGATTGGAAGCTGAACAGCGTTGAGAACAAGCAACCACGATAG
- a CDS encoding DoxX family protein, with protein MNDQDKIDGRIAFSLLTLRIGVAIVFMMWTLDKLLNPEHAAGIFERYYLTPGLGASLMIGVGIVQMVLVLSFLSGFFRTWTYGLITILHTVSTISCYKQYMNPWEKPNLLFFAAFPMLAACISLWLLRELDTWTVDSWWGSKKGMVATENEPQPIN; from the coding sequence ATGAACGACCAGGACAAGATAGACGGACGGATTGCATTCTCCTTACTGACGCTTCGCATCGGAGTTGCAATCGTCTTCATGATGTGGACATTGGACAAACTTCTTAATCCAGAACACGCGGCAGGCATTTTTGAGCGGTACTATTTAACGCCTGGTCTTGGAGCGTCTTTAATGATCGGCGTGGGCATCGTGCAGATGGTCTTGGTTTTATCATTCCTCAGCGGATTTTTTCGCACGTGGACCTACGGGCTGATCACGATACTGCACACCGTTTCTACCATCAGTTGCTACAAGCAATACATGAACCCCTGGGAAAAGCCGAACTTGTTGTTCTTTGCGGCGTTTCCGATGCTGGCGGCGTGCATCTCGCTCTGGTTACTTCGCGAACTTGATACCTGGACAGTCGACAGCTGGTGGGGAAGCAAAAAAGGGATGGTGGCCACCGAGAACGAGCCCCAGCCAATCAACTGA
- a CDS encoding TVP38/TMEM64 family protein, which translates to MATEIEPHTGDKKSGMMKKLGVFVIVAAIMVVAYTQYGDLLSLESLAKQEAQLRSFQAKNPVLVYGAAFLVYVVVTGLSLPGAAVLTLVYGWYFGLAPGLLLVSFASTAGATMAFLLSRFLFREAIQKRFGDRLKSFNQSLEKEGPFFLFTLRLIPAVPFFIINAVMGLTPIRTRTFWWVSQLGMLAGTAVFVYAGSSVPDLQTLADKGIGAVFTPSQLTQIVIAFVLLGAFPLVVRFGMKFFGRAGAEPAV; encoded by the coding sequence ATGGCCACGGAAATTGAACCACATACCGGCGACAAGAAATCCGGGATGATGAAGAAGCTTGGCGTGTTCGTCATCGTCGCCGCGATCATGGTGGTTGCTTACACGCAATACGGTGATCTATTGAGTCTTGAGAGCCTCGCGAAACAGGAGGCCCAGTTGCGATCGTTTCAAGCTAAGAATCCGGTGCTCGTTTACGGAGCAGCGTTCTTGGTCTATGTCGTCGTGACCGGGCTTTCGTTGCCTGGCGCCGCCGTTTTGACATTGGTGTACGGTTGGTACTTTGGACTGGCTCCCGGTTTGTTGCTGGTCAGTTTTGCTTCAACAGCAGGAGCGACCATGGCGTTTTTGCTCAGCCGATTCTTGTTTCGTGAGGCGATTCAAAAGCGTTTTGGCGATCGTCTGAAAAGCTTCAATCAATCACTGGAGAAAGAAGGGCCGTTCTTCTTGTTCACGCTGCGTCTAATTCCGGCAGTTCCGTTCTTCATTATCAACGCAGTCATGGGGCTGACACCGATCCGTACCCGAACGTTCTGGTGGGTCAGCCAACTGGGGATGCTGGCTGGCACCGCAGTTTTCGTTTACGCCGGATCCAGCGTTCCTGATTTGCAAACGCTGGCAGACAAAGGAATTGGTGCCGTCTTCACGCCAAGTCAACTGACTCAGATCGTGATCGCCTTTGTCTTGCTCGGCGCATTTCCTCTGGTCGTGCGATTCGGCATGAAGTTTTTCGGCCGCGCGGGGGCTGAACCAGCGGTTTGA
- a CDS encoding mercuric reductase — MTSDLVQLQPKDEHNQALEANVHPPEWTNPTPTQPYHLVVIGAGTAGLVTAAGAAGLGARVALIERDLMGGDCLNVGCVPSKGIISAARVAASAKTASKFGVNVPDVDVDFAAVMQRMRKLRAGISHNDSATRFKDLGVDVYFGQASFVDSNTVDVGGTKISFKRAVIASGARAAAPPIDGLSEVNYLTNESVFSLTELPRRLGVIGAGPIGCEMAQSFAQLGSEVLLVESDRGIMPREDRDAAKIVRQAMIENGVKFLGGGHDLNIRNESGIRLTVDAPGLSYNEPVDQLLVAVGRAPNVENLNLEAVGVQYDQKGVKVNDHLLTTNANIYAAGDVCSKYQFTHTADFQARIVIQNALFAVGPFGKKKASDLVIPWATYTSPEVAHVGMYESDAKDAGIEIDTYVQHFNEVDRAILEGKDEGFVKVHTKKGTDTIVGATIVAENAGDMISEITVAMTGGLGLGKIGSAIHPYPTQAEAIRKLGDQFSRTKLTPFSKKMLGMLQRINVGS, encoded by the coding sequence ATGACTTCCGACCTTGTCCAGCTACAACCTAAAGACGAACACAACCAAGCCCTCGAAGCGAACGTGCATCCGCCCGAGTGGACCAACCCAACGCCCACGCAGCCCTATCACTTGGTCGTGATCGGAGCTGGCACGGCTGGCTTGGTCACAGCCGCCGGTGCAGCCGGATTGGGAGCACGCGTTGCCCTGATCGAGCGAGATTTGATGGGCGGTGATTGTTTGAACGTCGGTTGCGTCCCCTCCAAAGGGATCATCAGCGCGGCTCGCGTAGCCGCGAGTGCGAAAACGGCAAGCAAGTTTGGAGTCAATGTGCCGGACGTCGATGTTGACTTTGCGGCGGTGATGCAGCGGATGCGGAAGCTTCGTGCAGGCATCAGCCACAACGATTCGGCAACGCGATTCAAAGACCTGGGCGTTGACGTCTATTTTGGACAAGCAAGCTTTGTTGATTCCAACACCGTTGATGTCGGTGGGACGAAGATCAGCTTTAAGCGAGCCGTAATCGCGTCGGGGGCACGCGCGGCCGCGCCGCCCATTGATGGTTTGAGTGAGGTCAACTACCTGACCAACGAGTCCGTCTTTTCGCTCACCGAATTGCCTCGGCGACTGGGGGTGATAGGCGCTGGTCCGATTGGTTGCGAGATGGCGCAGTCGTTTGCCCAGCTCGGTAGCGAAGTCCTACTGGTCGAATCCGATCGCGGCATCATGCCTCGCGAAGATCGTGACGCTGCCAAAATTGTTCGGCAGGCGATGATCGAGAATGGAGTTAAATTCCTCGGTGGTGGTCACGACTTGAATATTCGCAACGAGAGTGGGATTCGGCTGACCGTTGATGCCCCCGGTTTAAGCTACAACGAGCCAGTCGATCAGTTGTTGGTCGCCGTTGGCAGAGCACCCAACGTCGAAAACCTCAACTTAGAAGCCGTAGGTGTTCAATACGATCAGAAGGGCGTGAAGGTCAACGATCATTTGCTAACGACCAACGCGAACATCTACGCCGCGGGCGACGTTTGCTCGAAGTACCAATTCACTCACACGGCCGACTTCCAAGCCCGCATTGTGATCCAGAATGCTTTGTTTGCTGTTGGTCCGTTTGGCAAGAAAAAGGCCAGTGACCTTGTGATTCCTTGGGCAACGTATACCTCTCCCGAAGTCGCGCACGTGGGCATGTACGAGAGTGACGCGAAAGACGCAGGCATCGAGATTGACACCTACGTTCAACATTTCAACGAAGTTGATCGCGCGATCTTGGAAGGCAAAGACGAAGGCTTCGTCAAGGTTCACACCAAGAAGGGGACTGACACGATCGTGGGCGCGACGATTGTGGCCGAGAACGCGGGCGATATGATTTCCGAAATCACAGTGGCCATGACGGGCGGACTGGGACTGGGCAAGATTGGAAGTGCGATTCACCCCTATCCAACGCAAGCCGAAGCGATCCGCAAACTGGGCGATCAGTTCAGCCGCACGAAATTGACGCCATTCAGTAAGAAGATGCTCGGCATGTTGCAGCGAATCAACGTTGGATCGTAG
- a CDS encoding sulfatase, with amino-acid sequence MKLLRTTTIALLIGVSATALTPKPASADTRPNILIFYVDDLGWQGTQLNDVDSPCPYETPNVVELAKQGMNFTQAYSAAPSCAPSRAGLITGQHPGKLRYTHVTFDNFPKNRPTEEFSEPYLGAHLQMDALTLATALKDNGYHTGHVGKWHLGLSSSLFGFEFSHEDRGVHRKTADRTKDFSTADDPKYPLSQIKYPPVSTKKPDGISYPYDGVTESALQFMEESDDKPFFLYLAHWMVHWPAMTRNGELLEYYCDKLGQPFPPKKGAQSLEGQNNPYFASMVSTVDWSLGRIVDHLEKTDDPRNQGKKLIETTYLIFTSDNGGATRHGKEVLSDNTPLKFGKTHAEEGGIRVPMIVVGPGIPKGSQFDGLVNQLDYFPTILDLTQSTIAPEAKKELSGLDITPVLLDGAKQIVDAQGAARENLFWHFPHGQESMKASLRDGDFKLLKNYQTRDYSLYRLYQNGQREDLEEMKDLATDPEYAPVLKDLSAKLDRHLEENQVEGPYLNPAFKGKTKPAAEINTVTFEASNRTATVSLNESGPAIETAYVIYRDLPVATKNKNKRNPKRGKKELDVRLGMKMPVTISSSDNTISALIPEGIDAFCFLLIDENNYQTFSDVQLAR; translated from the coding sequence ATGAAACTACTTAGAACGACAACAATTGCTCTGCTGATCGGCGTTTCCGCAACAGCGCTGACTCCCAAGCCAGCTTCGGCAGATACGCGGCCCAACATCCTGATCTTTTACGTGGATGATCTTGGGTGGCAGGGGACCCAGCTGAACGATGTGGATTCACCTTGTCCCTATGAAACGCCAAACGTAGTTGAGCTGGCAAAGCAGGGGATGAATTTCACCCAAGCGTATTCCGCGGCGCCGAGTTGTGCGCCTTCGCGGGCCGGACTCATCACGGGCCAGCATCCGGGGAAGCTCCGCTATACCCATGTTACGTTTGACAACTTTCCCAAAAATCGGCCGACGGAAGAATTCTCTGAACCCTATCTCGGTGCGCACCTTCAGATGGATGCACTCACCTTGGCAACGGCACTGAAAGACAATGGATATCATACGGGCCATGTGGGCAAATGGCACCTTGGATTGAGTTCGTCTCTTTTCGGCTTTGAGTTCAGCCATGAGGATCGCGGGGTGCATCGAAAGACGGCCGATCGAACGAAGGACTTTTCAACCGCCGATGATCCAAAGTATCCGCTGAGTCAAATCAAATACCCGCCGGTTAGCACGAAGAAGCCGGACGGGATTTCTTATCCCTACGATGGGGTCACCGAGTCCGCTCTACAATTTATGGAAGAGAGCGATGACAAACCTTTCTTTCTCTACTTGGCCCACTGGATGGTCCACTGGCCAGCGATGACCCGCAATGGTGAGCTGCTCGAATACTATTGCGATAAGCTGGGACAACCCTTCCCGCCGAAGAAGGGAGCTCAGTCGCTCGAAGGTCAGAACAACCCCTATTTCGCGTCCATGGTCAGCACGGTTGACTGGAGCCTGGGACGAATCGTGGATCACCTGGAAAAGACTGATGATCCTCGCAATCAAGGCAAGAAGCTGATCGAAACGACCTATCTGATTTTCACCTCGGACAATGGTGGCGCGACGCGCCATGGCAAGGAGGTTCTGTCCGATAACACTCCGCTGAAATTTGGAAAGACACATGCCGAAGAGGGCGGAATTCGTGTTCCGATGATTGTGGTGGGGCCCGGGATTCCCAAGGGTTCGCAGTTTGATGGGTTGGTCAACCAGCTCGATTACTTCCCGACGATTCTGGATTTGACGCAGTCCACGATTGCACCAGAAGCAAAGAAAGAGTTGAGCGGCTTGGACATCACTCCCGTGCTTTTGGATGGCGCCAAGCAGATTGTGGATGCGCAAGGGGCGGCGCGAGAAAATCTATTCTGGCATTTTCCGCATGGCCAGGAATCGATGAAAGCCAGTCTTCGCGACGGGGACTTCAAGCTCCTCAAGAACTATCAAACCAGGGACTACAGTCTGTATCGTCTCTACCAAAACGGGCAGCGAGAGGACCTCGAGGAAATGAAGGATCTGGCGACGGACCCCGAATACGCTCCAGTTCTCAAAGACCTTTCAGCCAAGCTGGATCGCCATCTCGAAGAGAACCAAGTGGAGGGCCCGTATCTCAACCCGGCATTCAAAGGCAAAACAAAACCGGCGGCGGAGATCAATACGGTGACGTTCGAAGCATCCAATCGTACAGCGACTGTTTCGCTGAATGAATCGGGGCCTGCAATCGAGACCGCGTACGTGATTTATCGTGATCTGCCAGTCGCGACGAAAAACAAAAACAAAAGGAATCCGAAGCGAGGAAAGAAGGAACTCGATGTGCGGCTGGGCATGAAAATGCCGGTCACGATTTCTTCGTCCGACAATACCATTAGCGCCCTGATCCCGGAAGGAATCGACGCCTTTTGCTTCCTGTTAATCGATGAAAACAACTACCAGACCTTCAGCGATGTACAGCTTGCTCGGTAA
- a CDS encoding alpha-L-fucosidase: MVIPKNKRICLWLVTVALSAVPSSLLAHDVYVSPQGDDANPGTKSAPFATVAAARDALRESGSLGKEACQVIIASGTYRFAKPLTFSPEDSGTEAAPVVYRAAAGAEVIFTGAQQINSAWESWKDGIYRTPVEDLQAIDQLIVNKSRQIMARYPDLGAGYVLAANQKHKGGKAGNAPYDGCTPDAWDASKAKQWSDPTGAFMHGMHGGLWGSQHYKVVGKKANGELQFEGGWQNNRHRSAHASYRMIENVFEELDAPGEWYHDTKEGWLYYNPAAGVDMASATFEAVLQIKHLVEFYGEHKQPVAVMEIAKSGNGLALTRVKTYETTTAIKHIRLEGIHFTGTARTFMETIEPLLRSDWTLYRGGAVHLRGTEDVVIEGCSFEELGGNAVVVDSYNRDTVIRGNRFRENGASDVVLVGSFAAVRDPAFSFRASARPLAEIDTVVGPKSEDYPADGLVEDNLMTRCGRFEKQVSGVNLSMSSRITVRHNTISHTPRAAINICDGTWGGHVIEWNDCFETVLETHDHGAFNGWGRDRIWHSAMPAGPNERDENGKPLISFYIEKHLDSPRWDAYQTSILRNNRMQCDHGWDIDLDDGCTNYELYNNLCLSGGLKTREGYYRTVINNVLLGKGYTCNVPYPKPTYDVFERNIIWGTPVYSSSNPSLWGGSRNRNFVHNPAATKTVPAVALQKQTNDDADSLYGNAEFVAPKAGNFQVNDGSAPLKLGFQNFPMSGFGVTSPDLKKLAGKPSIVLPAKAAPNIYRKAPAKKVLGAMVKSLDTEAELTATGMAEKRGVFLVEVPADSELATYGFKSGDVVLLIDRASTPGLREFERAMKSRKAGTHKAKVWRAQESATFTFEKSASASASAQDLASEEELYEGKEFASAFADPKDNPDLPNVLLIGDSISNAYTVDVRKLLAGKADVFRIPSNGKYASLGSQNLNKWLGNRKWDVIHFNWGLWDICYRNPKSKTQGRRDKVNGTITASPDQYRESMEKIVARLKKTEATLIWCATTPVPEHEAGRKLGDEIKYNAIAASIMSENDILVNDLHAHALKRLPEIQIKKGDVHFTPAGSAYLAEQVAQSISAVLKNDDTQGPTKSQPEKKQKKKRNKKQKSRKGQRSAPTTEQSSQATSTTLSAQTKSPYDGSWESLQKMPVPAWFDDGKIGIFIHWGPYSTIGYRKGNRGYSEHVPKLIYQDTKHYYPYMKKRWGAHPPEFGYKDIVSEFKAENWNPDEWAALFSKVGAKYVVLTAEHHDGWANWDSELTPWNAMDKGPKRDLVGDLGKALRAKGLKYAPSYHRERHTGFFAKDKYVVHSEPRPDIAEEIRRVPEAAMLYGPEFSYNKAYVDDYVARWKEIQTKYQPDMLWVDDFPIYTRDGNRVRKGTMKPEIKYFDDQVRGMITDFMNDGAARGADVYVNNKGGNRNWPDGVGCLEKDNLKLKVIGPKWQSCTTFGTSFGYLEGDKYKSVESVIHEMIEVISRNGNFLVNIGPMADGTIAPPQLERLQAMGDWLKINGEAIYGTRYWKEFAQKREHLAFTAKGKSLYAIMLAEPAAPFVITGTAGWNAGQVKSVKLLGSDSEISWKMTPAGLQIAPPADLGSSQMAWSFEIVTDRDQHVPNVIGLDPTKALKGTKAVDLEGGVGKANKAKPRTKR; encoded by the coding sequence ATGGTAATTCCAAAAAATAAACGAATCTGTTTGTGGTTGGTGACTGTTGCGTTGTCAGCGGTGCCTTCGAGTTTGTTGGCACACGATGTCTATGTGTCGCCTCAAGGGGACGACGCAAATCCGGGCACAAAATCCGCGCCCTTTGCCACCGTTGCGGCCGCCCGTGATGCGCTACGTGAGAGTGGATCGCTAGGGAAAGAGGCGTGTCAGGTTATCATTGCCTCGGGGACCTATCGCTTTGCAAAGCCACTGACCTTTTCGCCAGAAGATAGCGGAACCGAAGCCGCTCCGGTGGTTTATCGTGCGGCGGCTGGAGCAGAAGTCATTTTTACGGGCGCTCAGCAGATCAATAGTGCGTGGGAAAGTTGGAAGGACGGCATCTACCGTACACCAGTCGAAGATCTGCAAGCGATAGATCAGCTGATTGTAAATAAGAGTCGTCAAATTATGGCGCGTTATCCTGATCTGGGAGCAGGCTACGTGCTTGCTGCGAATCAAAAACACAAAGGCGGAAAAGCGGGAAACGCGCCCTACGATGGCTGCACGCCGGATGCTTGGGATGCGAGCAAGGCCAAACAGTGGAGCGACCCTACGGGGGCGTTCATGCATGGTATGCATGGCGGGCTATGGGGCAGTCAGCATTACAAGGTCGTAGGCAAGAAGGCCAACGGCGAACTACAGTTCGAAGGCGGTTGGCAAAACAATCGCCATCGTTCAGCCCATGCATCTTACCGGATGATCGAGAATGTTTTTGAGGAACTCGATGCGCCCGGCGAGTGGTATCACGATACGAAAGAGGGCTGGCTGTATTACAACCCCGCGGCGGGAGTCGACATGGCCTCGGCAACATTCGAGGCCGTGCTGCAGATTAAGCATCTCGTCGAGTTCTATGGCGAGCATAAACAACCTGTCGCGGTAATGGAAATAGCAAAGAGTGGAAACGGGCTCGCGTTGACTCGTGTCAAAACCTATGAAACGACCACGGCAATCAAGCACATTCGCCTTGAGGGCATTCACTTCACTGGCACCGCGCGAACCTTCATGGAAACGATCGAGCCGCTTCTGCGGAGTGATTGGACGCTCTATCGCGGGGGCGCCGTTCACTTGCGGGGCACCGAAGATGTCGTGATCGAGGGCTGCTCATTTGAAGAACTCGGCGGCAACGCGGTGGTCGTCGACAGCTACAACCGGGACACCGTCATCCGTGGAAATCGCTTTCGCGAAAACGGGGCTTCGGATGTTGTCCTTGTCGGTTCCTTTGCGGCGGTGCGGGATCCGGCATTCAGTTTTCGTGCCTCCGCCCGACCTTTGGCTGAGATCGACACCGTCGTCGGCCCCAAAAGTGAGGACTATCCGGCGGATGGTTTGGTCGAGGATAATTTAATGACGCGCTGCGGGCGTTTTGAGAAGCAGGTGTCCGGCGTGAATTTGTCGATGTCCTCGCGCATCACGGTTCGCCATAACACCATCAGTCATACGCCACGTGCAGCGATCAATATCTGCGACGGGACTTGGGGCGGTCATGTAATCGAATGGAACGACTGCTTTGAAACCGTGTTGGAGACCCACGACCACGGCGCTTTCAACGGATGGGGCCGCGATCGCATCTGGCACAGTGCCATGCCTGCCGGTCCCAACGAGCGGGATGAAAACGGCAAGCCGCTGATCAGTTTCTACATCGAAAAACATCTTGATTCGCCGCGCTGGGATGCGTATCAGACCAGCATTCTGCGCAACAATCGAATGCAGTGTGACCACGGTTGGGACATTGATCTCGACGATGGCTGCACGAACTATGAGCTGTACAATAACCTTTGTCTGTCCGGCGGATTAAAGACGCGCGAAGGATACTACCGCACGGTTATCAATAATGTGCTCTTGGGAAAAGGGTATACCTGTAATGTGCCGTACCCGAAGCCCACCTATGATGTTTTTGAACGAAACATAATCTGGGGTACTCCGGTTTACAGCTCATCAAATCCCAGTCTCTGGGGCGGCTCTCGCAATCGCAATTTTGTGCATAACCCCGCGGCAACAAAGACCGTTCCTGCTGTGGCCTTGCAAAAGCAAACCAACGACGATGCAGACAGTCTCTACGGCAACGCAGAATTTGTAGCGCCGAAAGCTGGAAACTTCCAGGTGAATGATGGGTCAGCGCCCCTGAAGTTGGGCTTTCAAAATTTCCCAATGAGCGGTTTTGGAGTCACCTCTCCGGACTTAAAGAAGTTGGCAGGAAAGCCGTCGATCGTACTGCCCGCCAAAGCGGCACCGAACATCTACAGAAAAGCGCCTGCGAAAAAAGTGCTCGGCGCCATGGTCAAGTCATTGGATACCGAAGCGGAATTAACGGCGACAGGTATGGCTGAAAAAAGGGGTGTCTTTCTGGTTGAGGTGCCCGCTGATAGTGAATTGGCAACATACGGATTCAAAAGTGGTGATGTTGTCTTATTGATAGATCGAGCCTCCACACCGGGACTACGCGAGTTTGAGAGGGCAATGAAATCACGGAAAGCCGGAACCCATAAGGCGAAAGTGTGGCGTGCTCAGGAGTCTGCAACATTCACCTTTGAAAAATCCGCAAGTGCTTCCGCCTCGGCTCAGGATTTGGCGAGCGAGGAGGAGTTGTATGAGGGAAAGGAATTTGCAAGTGCTTTTGCGGATCCTAAAGACAATCCAGATCTTCCCAACGTTTTGTTGATTGGCGATTCAATCTCCAATGCGTATACGGTGGACGTTCGCAAGCTTCTGGCGGGAAAGGCCGATGTTTTTCGAATTCCATCGAACGGCAAATATGCGTCACTTGGCAGCCAAAACCTCAACAAGTGGCTCGGCAATCGCAAGTGGGATGTCATCCATTTTAATTGGGGCCTGTGGGACATTTGCTACCGAAACCCAAAGTCAAAAACACAAGGACGTCGAGACAAAGTTAACGGCACGATAACCGCGAGCCCGGATCAATATCGGGAGAGCATGGAAAAGATCGTCGCTCGGTTGAAAAAAACAGAAGCGACTTTGATCTGGTGCGCGACGACTCCGGTTCCCGAGCATGAAGCCGGACGAAAGCTGGGCGACGAAATCAAATACAACGCGATCGCAGCGTCGATTATGTCGGAGAACGATATTTTAGTTAACGACCTGCACGCCCATGCATTGAAACGACTACCAGAGATCCAAATAAAGAAAGGCGATGTTCATTTTACTCCCGCTGGCTCCGCCTACTTGGCCGAGCAGGTCGCACAGTCAATTTCTGCGGTACTTAAGAATGACGACACTCAGGGGCCCACCAAGAGCCAGCCAGAGAAGAAGCAAAAGAAGAAACGAAATAAGAAGCAAAAGAGCAGGAAAGGCCAGCGGTCAGCCCCTACCACTGAGCAATCATCCCAGGCGACTTCAACAACACTTTCGGCGCAGACGAAATCGCCTTACGACGGAAGTTGGGAGTCGTTGCAAAAGATGCCAGTGCCGGCTTGGTTTGACGACGGCAAGATCGGCATCTTCATTCATTGGGGCCCCTACAGCACAATTGGTTATCGCAAGGGCAACAGAGGGTATTCGGAACATGTGCCGAAACTGATCTACCAAGATACCAAGCACTATTATCCTTATATGAAAAAACGCTGGGGAGCCCATCCACCAGAGTTCGGTTACAAGGATATCGTCTCTGAGTTCAAGGCAGAGAACTGGAATCCGGACGAGTGGGCCGCGTTGTTTTCTAAAGTCGGGGCAAAGTATGTCGTGCTGACCGCGGAACACCATGACGGTTGGGCCAACTGGGATTCGGAGCTGACGCCGTGGAACGCAATGGACAAAGGACCGAAACGCGACTTGGTCGGTGATCTCGGAAAAGCGCTGCGAGCCAAGGGGTTAAAATATGCGCCCTCTTATCACCGCGAGCGGCATACTGGCTTTTTTGCCAAAGACAAATACGTGGTCCACAGCGAGCCACGTCCGGATATCGCCGAGGAGATTCGGCGCGTTCCTGAGGCTGCGATGCTTTACGGTCCCGAGTTTAGCTACAACAAGGCTTACGTGGATGACTATGTCGCGCGCTGGAAGGAGATTCAGACAAAGTATCAGCCCGACATGCTGTGGGTCGATGACTTTCCCATCTACACACGCGATGGAAACCGGGTGCGAAAAGGAACCATGAAGCCTGAGATCAAATATTTCGATGATCAGGTTCGAGGAATGATCACGGATTTCATGAATGACGGTGCCGCGCGCGGAGCGGATGTCTATGTAAACAACAAAGGGGGGAACCGTAATTGGCCCGACGGTGTGGGGTGTCTCGAAAAAGATAATCTAAAGCTCAAGGTAATCGGTCCGAAATGGCAGAGCTGCACAACGTTTGGCACTTCCTTCGGCTATTTGGAGGGCGATAAATACAAGAGCGTTGAAAGTGTCATTCATGAGATGATCGAGGTGATTAGCCGCAACGGAAACTTCCTTGTTAACATCGGGCCAATGGCCGACGGGACGATTGCCCCTCCGCAACTAGAGCGTCTGCAGGCGATGGGCGATTGGTTGAAGATTAACGGAGAAGCCATCTACGGAACCCGCTATTGGAAGGAATTCGCTCAGAAACGCGAACACCTTGCCTTCACCGCCAAAGGCAAAAGCCTCTACGCCATTATGCTGGCAGAACCCGCGGCGCCATTTGTGATCACAGGCACCGCGGGCTGGAACGCCGGACAAGTGAAATCGGTAAAGCTTCTCGGTTCTGACTCAGAAATCAGCTGGAAGATGACTCCCGCTGGATTGCAGATAGCTCCGCCCGCTGACTTGGGTTCCAGTCAGATGGCTTGGTCGTTCGAGATTGTTACCGATCGCGATCAGCACGTGCCCAATGTGATTGGCTTGGACCCGACCAAAGCCCTGAAGGGTACCAAAGCGGTTGATCTGGAAGGCGGTGTTGGAAAGGCAAACAAAGCGAAGCCCCGTACGAAACGATGA